A stretch of Plesiomonas shigelloides DNA encodes these proteins:
- the recD gene encoding exodeoxyribonuclease V subunit alpha, whose product MLQELQALVAKQVIRPLDYQFARYLAADLPAPQGPLLALVAAMTSFAAGSGHICLDLRCLHPQHLFGLRDTQHLWQAIGLLPLAQWPTLLRTCPAIGDGSQPTPLVLDGDYLYLHRLWQDEGQIIAFLQRSVQQSAQLQQQTPSAPLRGMLDTLFARTEPQTAEVDWQKTAAALACTSSMAVISGGPGTGKTTTVTRMLAALLLQAGEHKLRIKLVAPTGKAAARLSESISAARASLPVPEAIRERIPAEAGTLHRLLGAQPNSSRFRYHRDNRLHLDLLVVDEASMVDVSLMARLVEALPEHARLILLGDRDQLASVEAGAILGDICQLTQQGYSPAQAERLGALTGSDLSVYVQPCGEALRDQICLLRKSYRFAAGSGIGQLASAVNVGDAEAVQALLNNSASSADLHYCAFNEQTWTAQEYPQLLRQCVSGYRPYLSAVRSLLEASPEGSVLDESAVRAILHQFGQFQLLCALREGPFGVSGLNQRIEQALEQAGLIRRDEQSRWYPGRPVMIMQNDSALGLFNGDIGITLEDYDREGKRRLRVWFEMPDGSVRAYLTSRLPAHETVYAMTVHKSQGSEFAHTLLVLPPRYTPLLTRELVYTAITRAKQQLSLYAQAQVLRRAVQTRTLRHSGFAARLQRGY is encoded by the coding sequence ATGCTACAAGAATTACAGGCGCTGGTGGCCAAGCAGGTGATCCGGCCATTGGACTATCAATTTGCACGCTATCTGGCGGCTGACTTACCTGCGCCGCAAGGCCCATTACTGGCTTTAGTCGCGGCGATGACCAGTTTTGCAGCCGGTAGCGGGCATATCTGTCTGGATTTGCGCTGCCTGCATCCACAGCACTTATTTGGTTTGCGTGACACACAACATCTATGGCAAGCCATCGGGCTGCTGCCACTTGCGCAGTGGCCAACGTTACTGCGCACCTGTCCTGCCATCGGGGATGGCTCTCAGCCAACGCCACTGGTCTTGGATGGCGATTATCTCTATTTGCATCGCTTGTGGCAGGACGAAGGGCAGATCATCGCTTTCTTGCAACGCAGCGTGCAGCAAAGCGCCCAGTTGCAGCAACAGACGCCGAGCGCCCCATTACGCGGCATGCTCGATACCCTGTTTGCGCGTACCGAGCCGCAGACTGCGGAAGTCGATTGGCAGAAAACCGCGGCTGCGCTGGCGTGTACCAGCAGCATGGCCGTGATCTCGGGCGGCCCCGGCACCGGTAAAACCACCACCGTGACCCGCATGTTGGCGGCGTTATTGCTGCAAGCCGGTGAGCACAAATTGCGGATCAAACTCGTGGCGCCGACCGGTAAAGCTGCGGCGCGCTTAAGTGAGTCAATCAGCGCCGCGCGTGCCAGTTTGCCGGTGCCGGAGGCGATCCGTGAGCGTATTCCGGCGGAGGCGGGTACCCTGCACCGTTTGCTGGGGGCGCAGCCGAACAGCAGTCGTTTTCGCTATCATCGTGATAACCGTCTGCATCTGGATCTGCTGGTGGTGGATGAAGCCTCGATGGTCGACGTGTCTTTGATGGCGCGTTTGGTCGAAGCTTTGCCGGAGCATGCGCGTTTGATTTTATTGGGCGATCGCGATCAGTTAGCCTCAGTAGAAGCGGGAGCGATTTTAGGCGATATCTGTCAGCTCACGCAGCAAGGCTATAGCCCCGCGCAAGCCGAACGCCTTGGCGCGCTCACCGGCAGTGATTTATCGGTCTATGTGCAGCCGTGCGGCGAGGCGCTGCGCGATCAGATTTGTCTGCTACGTAAAAGCTATCGCTTTGCCGCCGGCTCTGGCATTGGGCAGCTGGCCAGTGCAGTAAACGTAGGCGATGCAGAGGCGGTACAGGCATTATTGAACAATAGCGCCAGCAGTGCCGATTTGCATTATTGCGCGTTTAACGAGCAGACGTGGACTGCGCAAGAATACCCGCAATTGCTACGCCAGTGTGTGAGTGGTTATCGTCCCTATTTGTCGGCAGTGCGCTCTTTGCTGGAGGCTTCCCCAGAGGGTAGTGTGCTGGATGAGTCGGCGGTGCGCGCTATTTTGCACCAGTTTGGCCAGTTTCAGTTATTGTGCGCGCTGCGCGAAGGGCCGTTTGGGGTCAGTGGCCTGAATCAGCGCATTGAACAAGCCTTAGAGCAGGCGGGTTTGATCCGACGCGATGAACAAAGCCGCTGGTATCCGGGGCGACCGGTGATGATCATGCAAAATGATAGCGCCTTGGGACTGTTTAACGGGGACATCGGGATCACGCTGGAAGACTATGATCGCGAAGGGAAGCGACGACTGCGGGTGTGGTTTGAAATGCCCGATGGCAGTGTGCGCGCCTATCTGACGAGTCGCTTACCGGCGCACGAAACGGTGTACGCGATGACGGTGCACAAATCGCAAGGCTCGGAGTTTGCCCATACGCTGCTGGTGTTACCGCCGCGCTATACGCCGCTGTTGACGCGAGAGTTGGTGTACACCGCGATTACCCGTGCTAAACAGCAATTGTCACTGTATGCACAGGCGCAGGTGTTACGCCGTGCGGTACAAACGCGCACCTTGCGCCACAGTGGCTTTGCCGCCCGTTTGCAGCGCGGCTACTGA
- the recB gene encoding exodeoxyribonuclease V subunit beta, whose product MTAQPLNPLSLPLYGERLIEASAGTGKTYTIAALYLRLLLGLGGDAAFTRPLRVDEILVVTFTEAATGELRERIRARIREGRLLLMQMVQQPALRDLLLAEKGKKDPLLAQMMDIAPADCTEAAQTLLAAERQMDEAAIYTIHGFCQRMLTQNAFESGSLFEQTLVTDEQSLVRQVVTDFWRRHFYPLSRDMAAVISQEWASPEALQHEVVRYLSGPAPRIHRHGEDTDLAARHQQIVAQLDALKQAWLANAGEIEALIASSGIAKNKYRGDWVSKWVGEITAWAMQPTPDYRYPDSLARFAQSRLHEATKKGECPSLALFDQVEQLCEQTLTLRDIVLAQAIVELRGAMQRHKLERGEMSFDDLLTRLSQALQQESGPALAEAIRQRYPLAMIDEFQDTDPQQYHIFHTLYGGRSDTGLLMIGDPKQAIYAFRGADIFTYIEARRNVSAHYTLDTNWRSSAGMVDAVNRLFSLSPDPFLFRADIPFSPVQASPAASGLHFTLEQQVQPALTLCRLPGDRCNSGDYQQQMAAACADSIAGWLQAGAEGRGQIVRGGKSRPVQAQDIAVLVRTGREAALVRQALSARGVASVYLSNRDSVFGTAEATDLLRLLQACLQPGQERLLRAALASSLLGLSAAQLDALNQDEERWEKVVAEFEMYRRCWQRQGVLPMLHLVLRERELAETLLAGTDGERRLTNVLHLGELLQEAAAELDSEHALLRWFALQLAEPAYGSDEQQLRLESDAHLVKIVTIHKSKGLEYGLVWLPFACGFRKADGSLYHDDSLQPVLDLTGDPLAAERAEYERLAEDIRLIYVALTRAIYHCQVGVAALTVGNGKRDSTDVHQSAFGYLLQRGEAGDAALLDSCCRHLCEVGNGNVALAGLPEAAQFMPPVSESAPTLAAAQFTGHIDRNWWITSYSHLSRHQEAVDWLPHFDQDAAGEQPVSAAALAAESVVSPENSTALAVAEADMAAEWLGTLAIDSAIDSAIDSSSDNASDKESDWAGKLTSDADSNALASIDPAQSTEPDAPEIEYSPFTFPRGARPGTFLHSLFETLEFTAPDTWSAPLALMSDAHGLDAQWQPVLQHWLTQVLSTPLDGEALTLNQIGPQDRRVELEFYLPIDSPLHAARLDSLCRRYDPLTRQAPQGLEFASVQGMLKGFIDLVFRWQGRFYVLDYKSNYLGDTAADYAPDALARAMLDHRYDLQYQLYTLALHRYLKTRVPDYDYERHIGGVYYLFLRGMQGADSNGDEQHGANGVFHCRPDVQLINELDQLFAASSDAAVAGE is encoded by the coding sequence ATGACTGCGCAACCTCTGAATCCGCTTAGCCTGCCCTTATATGGCGAACGCCTGATTGAAGCGTCCGCCGGTACTGGGAAAACCTATACCATTGCGGCGCTCTATTTACGCTTGTTGCTCGGTTTGGGCGGCGATGCCGCCTTTACGCGTCCGCTACGGGTCGATGAAATCTTGGTGGTGACCTTTACCGAGGCGGCAACCGGTGAGCTGCGTGAGCGGATCCGCGCGCGTATTCGTGAAGGACGTTTGCTATTGATGCAAATGGTGCAGCAGCCAGCGCTGCGAGACCTGTTGCTAGCGGAGAAAGGGAAAAAAGATCCGTTGTTGGCACAGATGATGGATATTGCTCCCGCCGATTGTACTGAAGCGGCGCAGACTTTGCTGGCGGCTGAGCGGCAGATGGATGAGGCGGCTATCTACACCATCCACGGTTTTTGCCAACGGATGCTGACGCAAAATGCCTTTGAGTCCGGCAGTTTGTTTGAGCAAACCTTGGTGACCGATGAGCAAAGCTTGGTGCGGCAGGTGGTCACGGACTTTTGGCGACGTCATTTTTATCCGCTGTCGCGCGATATGGCGGCGGTGATCAGCCAAGAGTGGGCTTCACCTGAAGCGCTGCAACATGAGGTAGTGCGTTACTTAAGTGGACCGGCACCGCGCATTCATCGGCATGGCGAGGATACCGATCTGGCGGCGCGCCATCAGCAGATTGTCGCGCAGCTTGATGCACTTAAGCAGGCTTGGCTGGCGAATGCGGGTGAGATTGAGGCGCTGATTGCCAGCTCTGGAATTGCCAAGAACAAGTATCGTGGCGATTGGGTGAGCAAATGGGTGGGTGAAATCACCGCATGGGCAATGCAGCCGACTCCTGATTATCGCTATCCTGACTCGCTGGCACGCTTTGCACAGTCGCGGTTGCACGAGGCGACGAAAAAAGGCGAATGCCCGTCGCTGGCCTTATTTGACCAGGTTGAGCAGCTGTGTGAGCAAACACTTACTTTGCGCGATATCGTGCTGGCGCAGGCTATCGTTGAGCTACGCGGCGCGATGCAGCGGCATAAACTTGAGCGCGGTGAGATGTCGTTTGATGACTTGCTGACGCGCTTGTCGCAGGCGCTGCAGCAAGAAAGTGGTCCGGCGCTGGCTGAGGCTATCCGTCAGCGTTATCCGTTGGCGATGATTGATGAATTTCAGGACACCGATCCGCAGCAATACCACATTTTCCATACCCTGTATGGCGGGCGCAGCGATACCGGTTTATTGATGATTGGTGACCCGAAGCAGGCTATCTATGCGTTTCGTGGCGCGGATATCTTTACCTACATCGAAGCGCGTCGCAATGTAAGTGCCCACTATACGCTAGACACCAACTGGCGCTCGTCGGCGGGGATGGTCGATGCGGTCAATCGTCTGTTTAGCCTCTCGCCAGATCCATTTTTGTTCCGCGCCGATATCCCGTTTTCGCCGGTACAGGCATCGCCTGCGGCCAGTGGGTTGCATTTCACGCTCGAGCAGCAAGTGCAACCGGCGCTCACGTTGTGTCGTTTGCCGGGGGATCGCTGTAACAGCGGAGATTACCAACAGCAGATGGCTGCGGCGTGCGCCGATTCCATTGCCGGTTGGCTACAAGCAGGTGCCGAAGGGCGCGGGCAGATTGTGCGCGGTGGTAAATCGCGGCCAGTACAGGCGCAAGATATTGCCGTGCTGGTGCGTACTGGCCGTGAAGCGGCCTTAGTGCGACAAGCCCTGAGCGCGCGTGGCGTTGCTTCGGTGTATCTGTCAAACCGCGATAGCGTATTTGGTACGGCAGAAGCCACCGATTTGCTGCGCTTACTGCAAGCCTGTTTACAACCGGGACAAGAGCGTTTACTGCGCGCGGCTCTGGCCAGTAGCTTACTGGGGCTGAGTGCTGCCCAATTAGATGCGCTCAACCAAGATGAAGAGCGCTGGGAAAAGGTGGTCGCGGAGTTCGAAATGTATCGCCGCTGCTGGCAGCGCCAAGGCGTGTTGCCGATGCTGCATCTGGTGCTGCGTGAGCGTGAATTGGCAGAAACGCTGTTAGCGGGCACTGACGGTGAGCGTCGGTTGACCAACGTGCTGCATTTGGGCGAGTTGCTGCAAGAAGCGGCCGCCGAGTTAGATAGTGAGCATGCACTTCTGCGCTGGTTCGCGCTACAACTGGCTGAGCCGGCTTACGGTAGCGATGAACAGCAACTGCGTCTGGAAAGCGATGCCCATCTGGTCAAAATCGTCACCATCCATAAATCCAAAGGCTTGGAATACGGTCTGGTATGGCTGCCTTTTGCTTGCGGTTTTCGTAAAGCCGATGGCAGTTTGTACCACGATGACAGCTTACAGCCGGTGCTGGATTTAACCGGTGATCCGCTCGCGGCGGAGCGCGCCGAATATGAGCGCTTGGCCGAAGATATCCGTCTGATTTACGTTGCGCTGACCCGCGCGATTTATCACTGCCAAGTGGGCGTCGCGGCGCTGACGGTGGGTAATGGCAAGCGCGACAGCACCGATGTACACCAAAGCGCGTTTGGCTACTTGCTGCAACGCGGCGAAGCCGGTGACGCCGCCTTGCTGGATAGCTGCTGTCGTCATCTGTGTGAGGTGGGTAACGGTAATGTGGCACTTGCCGGTTTGCCTGAGGCGGCGCAATTTATGCCACCGGTGAGCGAAAGCGCGCCGACCTTAGCCGCTGCACAGTTTACCGGTCATATCGACCGTAACTGGTGGATCACCAGCTACTCGCACTTAAGTCGTCACCAAGAAGCGGTGGACTGGCTACCGCATTTTGATCAGGATGCCGCCGGCGAGCAACCTGTCAGTGCGGCGGCGCTCGCGGCAGAGTCGGTGGTGAGTCCAGAAAATAGCACTGCGTTGGCGGTTGCCGAGGCTGATATGGCCGCCGAGTGGCTCGGTACGCTCGCCATTGATAGTGCCATTGATAGTGCCATTGATAGCTCCAGTGATAACGCTAGTGATAAAGAAAGTGACTGGGCAGGTAAGCTCACATCGGATGCAGATTCCAACGCACTTGCGTCTATCGATCCCGCGCAGTCAACCGAGCCAGACGCGCCAGAAATCGAATACTCGCCGTTTACCTTCCCGCGCGGCGCTCGCCCGGGGACGTTTTTGCACAGCTTGTTTGAAACCTTAGAATTTACCGCTCCGGATACGTGGTCTGCGCCGTTGGCGCTGATGAGCGACGCACACGGGCTGGACGCCCAATGGCAGCCGGTATTGCAGCATTGGTTGACGCAGGTGCTATCGACCCCGCTCGATGGTGAGGCGTTAACCCTCAACCAAATCGGGCCACAAGATCGGCGTGTGGAGTTGGAGTTTTACCTGCCGATTGACTCTCCACTGCACGCTGCGCGGTTGGATAGCCTGTGTCGGCGCTACGATCCGCTCACGCGCCAAGCGCCACAGGGACTGGAGTTTGCCAGCGTGCAAGGCATGCTCAAAGGCTTTATCGACTTGGTGTTTCGCTGGCAGGGGCGCTTTTATGTGCTTGATTATAAGTCCAACTATTTGGGCGATACGGCGGCTGATTACGCTCCGGATGCGTTGGCGCGCGCCATGCTCGATCACCGCTATGACTTGCAATATCAGCTGTACACCTTGGCACTGCACCGCTATTTGAAAACACGCGTGCCGGATTACGACTATGAGCGTCATATCGGTGGTGTGTATTACCTGTTTTTACGTGGCATGCAAGGGGCGGATTCTAACGGTGATGAGCAACATGGCGCGAACGGGGTGTTCCATTGTCGTCCCGATGTGCAGCTGATTAACGAATTGGATCAACTGTTTGCCGCGTCGAGTGACGCCGCTGTCGCTGGCGAATAA
- a CDS encoding nucleoside recognition domain-containing protein, which translates to MSTPTDQNKPVRWGAYVALAFALIFFSGAMKSTGWQGVFDFTTLNGTFGKLVSGVKQTGDAITTSTSTLRGAGGDGAMEGFLFAFGLIPTVMFALGVINVLEHYGALDAARKLLSPLLRPLMGISGNTGLAMIGSLQSTDVGASLTRALADDKQITEREKDVFTMFQFSAGAMLVNFFSSGAVLFTLVGSDGNLAVPASIGTCVAVMFVMKIVGANLFRIYLKATEGKGDSESDTTKPAQTNA; encoded by the coding sequence ATGAGTACACCCACCGATCAGAATAAACCCGTCCGCTGGGGCGCCTATGTAGCGCTGGCCTTTGCCCTGATTTTCTTCTCCGGCGCGATGAAAAGCACCGGCTGGCAAGGTGTGTTTGACTTCACCACCCTGAACGGTACCTTCGGTAAACTGGTCAGCGGCGTGAAACAAACTGGCGATGCCATCACCACCTCCACCTCAACCCTGCGTGGTGCAGGCGGTGACGGTGCGATGGAAGGCTTCCTGTTTGCCTTTGGTCTGATCCCAACCGTAATGTTCGCACTGGGTGTGATTAACGTACTGGAGCACTACGGTGCGCTGGATGCCGCACGTAAGCTGCTGTCTCCGCTGCTGCGCCCACTGATGGGGATCTCCGGTAACACCGGTCTGGCCATGATTGGCAGCCTGCAAAGTACCGACGTAGGTGCTTCTCTGACCCGTGCACTGGCCGATGACAAACAAATCACTGAACGTGAAAAAGACGTTTTCACGATGTTCCAGTTCTCTGCTGGCGCAATGCTGGTGAACTTCTTCTCCTCCGGTGCGGTGCTGTTCACTCTGGTGGGTAGCGATGGCAACTTGGCCGTTCCTGCATCGATCGGTACCTGTGTGGCGGTGATGTTCGTGATGAAGATTGTCGGCGCTAACCTGTTCCGCATTTACCTGAAAGCGACTGAAGGTAAAGGCGATTCCGAATCTGACACCACTAAGCCTGCCCAGACTAACGCCTAA
- the argA gene encoding amino-acid N-acetyltransferase encodes MKERSMELVHGFRQSAPYVNAHRGKIFVIMLDGEVVEHANYKNIISDLGLMHSLGIKLVIVYGARRQIDLLHEQHAYPCRYHKHTRVTDSRCLELVKQAAGQLQLDLTARLSMSLSNTPMAGAHLNVVSGNFVIAQPLGVDDGIDYCHSGRIRRIDVDGIRRQLNSGSVVLLGPVAVSVTGESFNLTSEEIATQLAIKLEADKMLGFCAEQGVMEPDDPQSVISELFPSEAQQLIQQQEALGNYHSATIRFLRAAVTACRAGVKRCHLLSYVEDGALLQELFSRDGIGTQIVMESAEQVRSATIDDIGGILGLIRPLEEQGILVRRSREQLEMEISQFTLVERDGLVIACAALYPFPEEEMGEMACVAVHPEYRNSSRGEVLLERVMAQAKRMGLKQLFVLTTRSIHWFQERGFSPAGVEVLPERKQALYNYQRKSKILITDVV; translated from the coding sequence TTGAAAGAACGCAGCATGGAGCTGGTACACGGCTTTCGTCAGTCTGCCCCGTATGTGAATGCACACCGGGGTAAAATCTTTGTCATCATGCTCGATGGCGAAGTGGTAGAGCACGCCAATTACAAAAACATTATCAGTGATCTGGGCCTGATGCACAGCCTCGGCATCAAGCTGGTAATTGTGTATGGCGCGCGACGCCAGATTGACCTGCTGCATGAGCAGCACGCCTATCCATGCCGCTATCACAAACACACGCGGGTTACCGACAGCCGCTGCTTAGAGCTGGTCAAACAGGCCGCCGGTCAGCTGCAACTGGATCTGACGGCGCGTTTATCGATGAGTCTGTCTAACACCCCGATGGCCGGTGCGCACCTGAACGTAGTCAGTGGCAACTTTGTGATTGCCCAGCCGCTGGGGGTAGATGATGGCATTGATTACTGCCACAGTGGCCGCATTCGCCGGATTGATGTCGATGGTATTCGCCGTCAGCTCAACAGTGGCAGCGTGGTGCTGCTGGGGCCGGTGGCGGTATCGGTCACCGGTGAGAGCTTCAATCTGACGTCGGAAGAGATTGCCACCCAACTGGCGATTAAATTGGAAGCCGACAAGATGCTGGGCTTTTGCGCCGAGCAAGGGGTGATGGAGCCGGACGATCCACAAAGCGTGATCTCCGAGTTATTCCCCAGTGAAGCACAGCAGTTGATCCAGCAACAAGAGGCGCTCGGCAACTACCACTCTGCCACGATCCGCTTTCTGCGAGCCGCGGTCACCGCCTGTCGCGCGGGAGTCAAACGCTGCCACTTGCTGAGCTATGTGGAAGATGGCGCGCTGTTACAAGAGCTGTTTTCTCGCGATGGGATCGGTACCCAGATCGTGATGGAGAGTGCCGAGCAAGTCCGCTCGGCCACCATTGATGATATTGGTGGGATCTTGGGATTAATTCGTCCGCTGGAAGAGCAAGGGATCTTGGTGCGTCGCTCTCGTGAACAGCTGGAGATGGAGATCAGTCAGTTTACGCTGGTCGAGCGCGATGGTTTGGTGATCGCCTGTGCCGCGCTCTACCCCTTCCCTGAAGAGGAGATGGGCGAGATGGCATGCGTAGCCGTGCATCCCGAATACCGCAACTCCTCGCGCGGCGAAGTACTGCTCGAACGGGTGATGGCGCAAGCTAAACGGATGGGGCTGAAGCAGTTGTTTGTGCTGACCACGCGCAGCATCCACTGGTTCCAAGAGCGAGGCTTTTCGCCAGCGGGGGTTGAAGTGCTGCCTGAGCGTAAGCAGGCACTGTATAACTATCAGCGTAAATCGAAAATCCTGATCACTGACGTGGTCTAA
- a CDS encoding M20 family metallopeptidase — MQLNAYLEELKPLINIDCGTSTVEGVAAVAEMMAQKYRDLNWHTEVVDLGAKAGPGVLATNQPNPDHFDVLLIGHMDTVFPVGTAAERPMSTDAERAYGPGVSDMKAGLLNILWALRHLDQETLQRLSIGVLMNPDEEIGSIHSHEWIESVAKKAKKVLVAEAARADGSLVKARKGMARYKITFHGKAAHAGNEPENGRSAISEMAHWILAINAMTNFESGTTLNVGIVKGGNGANIVPDHAELLVDVRFWDNAEYHEVHAKLTAQQEQAFIDGVRITLEREAHKPAMTPSAQTEELMALVERCGAEEGIEITWKAVGGGSDANLTAALGIPSLDGLGPIGAGFHSPDEYLVLDSILPRVRLLQRVLRSL; from the coding sequence ATGCAACTGAACGCTTATCTGGAAGAACTGAAACCGCTGATCAATATCGACTGCGGCACCAGCACGGTAGAAGGCGTAGCCGCCGTTGCTGAGATGATGGCACAGAAATACCGTGACTTGAACTGGCACACCGAAGTAGTTGATCTGGGCGCGAAAGCCGGTCCAGGCGTGCTGGCCACTAACCAGCCAAACCCAGACCATTTTGATGTGCTGCTGATCGGGCACATGGATACCGTATTCCCTGTAGGAACCGCGGCTGAGCGTCCAATGAGCACCGATGCCGAGCGCGCTTACGGTCCGGGCGTCTCTGATATGAAAGCCGGTCTGCTGAACATTCTGTGGGCACTGCGTCATCTGGATCAAGAGACGCTGCAGCGTCTGTCCATCGGCGTACTGATGAACCCAGACGAAGAGATTGGCTCGATCCACTCTCACGAATGGATCGAATCGGTCGCGAAGAAAGCCAAGAAAGTGCTGGTGGCCGAAGCTGCTCGTGCTGATGGTTCTCTGGTTAAAGCCCGTAAAGGGATGGCACGCTACAAGATCACTTTCCACGGTAAAGCGGCGCACGCCGGTAACGAGCCAGAAAATGGCCGCTCGGCCATCAGCGAGATGGCGCACTGGATCTTGGCTATCAATGCGATGACCAACTTTGAGTCCGGCACCACCTTGAACGTCGGGATCGTCAAAGGCGGCAACGGCGCCAACATCGTGCCAGATCACGCTGAATTGCTGGTCGACGTACGTTTCTGGGACAACGCGGAATACCACGAAGTCCACGCCAAACTGACCGCTCAGCAAGAGCAAGCGTTCATTGATGGCGTACGTATCACGCTGGAGCGCGAAGCGCACAAACCGGCGATGACCCCGTCTGCGCAAACCGAAGAGCTGATGGCTCTGGTTGAGCGTTGCGGCGCAGAAGAAGGTATCGAGATCACGTGGAAAGCGGTCGGCGGTGGCTCTGATGCTAACCTGACAGCAGCACTGGGGATCCCGTCACTGGATGGCTTAGGCCCAATCGGCGCGGGCTTCCACAGCCCAGATGAGTATCTGGTGCTGGACAGCATCCTGCCACGTGTACGCCTGTTACAGCGCGTTCTGCGTAGCCTGTAA
- a CDS encoding YjiG family protein: MTTQTKPMITDIFVAGARKGWNIATTSTVPNILMAFVIIKVLKISGALDLMAGVFEPVMALFGLPGEAAAVLLGGWMSMGGGVGVAVSLFTDGILTGEHLAILAPAIYLMGSQVQYAGRILGVIGTRAKLIPVMIGISVLNAFGAMLLMRVII, translated from the coding sequence ATGACTACTCAAACTAAACCGATGATCACGGATATCTTTGTTGCCGGTGCGCGTAAAGGTTGGAACATTGCAACTACCAGCACCGTACCCAATATCCTGATGGCTTTTGTTATCATCAAGGTGCTGAAAATCTCTGGTGCGCTGGATCTGATGGCCGGTGTATTTGAACCTGTGATGGCGCTGTTCGGCCTGCCAGGTGAAGCAGCGGCTGTGCTGCTGGGCGGCTGGATGTCAATGGGCGGCGGTGTTGGTGTGGCGGTGAGTCTGTTCACTGATGGCATCCTGACCGGTGAACATCTGGCCATTCTGGCTCCGGCTATCTACCTGATGGGCTCCCAAGTGCAATACGCGGGTCGTATTCTGGGCGTAATCGGCACCCGTGCCAAACTGATCCCTGTCATGATCGGTATTTCCGTACTGAATGCCTTCGGTGCGATGTTACTGATGCGTGTGATTATCTAA